In Bacteroides cellulosilyticus, the genomic stretch ACCGAATGACTTCATCCTGACCATCCGCCTGAAAAAAGGCGCCCTGATGTTGCGGAACAACCCGGAACTGAACATCACCGAGATATCGGACAAGATAGGTTTCAGCTCTTCGCGCTACTTCTCAAAGTGTTTCAAGGATGTATATCACGTCAGTCCGCTTGCCTACCGCAAAGGGGAAGACGCCGACAAAGAGGAGAAAAACGAGGAAGACGAAGAGGGCTGACGAACCACTTAAATGTTCCACTCCGTTCCACCGAATTGAAACAAAAGATTCTCTCTTGAGAAACAAAACTTTCTTGCCTAAGGAACAAGAGTTTCTTGCCTGAGAAACAAACGCTCCAATACGGTGGAACAGAAGTGTCACTACCATGAAACGGAATTGGCAATAGATTCGCCCTCATTACGGCATTGAACTTTGTACATTTTCGCCCTTCTCCTGTACTTCATTATACACATAATCCGGAGAAAGCCATTACCTTTGACCTCAGAAATAACAATCTAAAGTCAAAGAACTATGAAACAATTTTCCCCTTTATGGTCTCTTCTCCCGGGCGCAGCCCTGATAGCCGGATGCGGAAATCCATCGAAAAAAGAAGCCACCGACCACACCCGTCAGAAACCTAATGTAATATATCTGATTGCCGACGACCTGGGCATCGGTGACTTGAGTTGCTATGGCGCTACCAAGATAAGCACTCCCAACATCGACCGCCTTGCCGGACAAGGTGTACAGTTCACCAATGCCTATGCCACTTCCTCTACCAGTACTCCTTCCCGCTTCGGTCTGTTGACGGGCATGTATCCCTGGCGACAGGAGAACACGGGAATCGCTCCGGGTAACTCTGAACTGATTATCGACACAGCCTGTGTCACTATGGCCGATATGTTCAAGGCAGAAGGCTATGCCACCGGTGCCGTAGGCAAATGGCATCTGGGACTCGGTCCCAAAGGTGGTACGGACTTCAATCATCTGATAAAGCCTAATACCCAGGATATAGGCTTTGATTACGAATACATCATTCCCGCCACGGTTGACCGTGTACCTTGCGTATTCGTTGAAAACGGACATGTAGTAGGTTTAGATCCCAACGATCCCATTACCGTCAACTATAACCACAAAGTGGGTGACTGGCCTACCGGATTGGAGAATCCGGAACTTGTAAAGCTGAAACCCAGCCAGGGGCATAACAATACGATTGTGAATGGTATTCCCCGCATTGGTTGGATGACCGGTGGTAAATCTGCTCTTTGGGTGGATGAGGACATTGCAGATGTAATCACAGGTAAAGCAAAAGATTTTATTATCAAGCATAAAGACGAACCTTTCTTTATGTACATGGGTACGCAAGATGTACATGTTCCACGCGTCCCCCACGCCCGTTTCGCCGGAAAGAGCGGTATGGGAACCCGTGGTGACGTAATCCTGCAACTGGACTGGACTGTGGGTGAGATTATGAATACTCTGGACAGTCTGAACCTTGCGGATAACACCATCTTTGTATTCTGTAGTGATAACGGCCCTGTCATTGACGACGGTTATCAGGATCAGGCCCTCGAACTGCTGAACGGTCACACTCCTATGAAGCAATACCGTGGTGGAAAGTACAGTGCCTATGAAGCCGGAACACGTATTCCCTTTATTGTACGTTGGCCTGCCGGTATTCAGCCTTGCAAACAGCAAGCTCTATTCTCTATGATCGATGTGTATGCTTCTTTAGCCGCGTTACTGAATCATCCGCTTACACCTGCAACTGTTGCTCCCGACAGCCGTGACCAACTGGCCACTTTCTTAGGGAAAGACAATACCGGATGCGACTATGTAGTACAGCAGAATTTGAACAATACTTTATCGATTATTCAAGGAACATGGAAGTACATCGAGCCAAGTGATAAGCCCGCCATCGAACACTGGACTAAAATGGAGTTAGGGAATGATCCAAAGCCCCAACTGTACAATATTTCCATAGATCCGTCGGAGAAAGATAACGTTGCAGCAGCACATCCGGAGATGGTAAAAGAGCTTTCAGCACTACTGGAACAGGTGAAGGCCGGAAAGAACCAAGGAATAAAGTAAGGAATCGTACAGAACGGGGGTTCTTTATCAAGAATGTACAAATTCGTACTTTTTGCGAACTATTAACGAAAGTAGACTTCTATCCAATCGCATACATTTGCGTTGGAATTCGAGTCGTTTAACGATAAAGAACAACCTTTTTTAATAACTAATTAATTTAATATTTATGAAACAGAAATCAAGCCTCTTGAAAGCGCTAAGTATCATGTTACTTTTTGTTCTGTTTGCAACACAAGCAAAAGCACAGGGAATAACAGTTACTGGTACTGTAAACGACAACTTAGGTCCTGTTATCGGTGCATCCGTAGTGGTAAAAGGAACCGTTAATGGTTGCATTACAGATTTGGATGGAAACTTCAAATTAACAAATGTACCTTCAAAAGGTACTTTAGTCGTATCTTTTGTAGGTTACCAGACACAAGAGATTGCTGTCAACAATCAAACGAAATTCACTATTAATTTAAAGGAAGATGCTCAACAACTGGATGAAGTCGTTGTTGTGGCAGTGGGGTATGGTGACGTAAAGCGTCGCGACTTAACCGGTTCTATCGGTAAAGCCAATATGGATGACCTGACAAAAACTCCTATCAACAATATTGCCGAATCTCTAGGCGGACGTATAGCAGGTGTTCAGGTGTCTTCTTCCGACGGTGGCCTAGGAGATAACTTCAATATTGTTATTCGCGGTGCCGGCTCATTAACCCAAAGTACTGCTCCTCTTTATGTTATTGACGGTTTTCCAATGGAAAGCTCAAGTATGGGCGCGCTCAATCCAAACGACATCGAATCAATTGACGTACTAAAAGATGCTTCAGCCACAGCTATTTATGGTTCCCGTGGTGCCAATGGCGTCGTTATCATTACCACTAAAAAAGGCAAAGCCGGAAAAACAATGGTTACCTATAACGGTAGCGTAAGTTTTAGTACTGTTAGAAACAAAATGGATGTCATGAATGCCTATGATTTTGCATGTATGCAGAAAGAAATCATGGCAGGCAATACAAAAGAAGTAGACGGTGAAATGGTTGACGAATTTGAATACTTTTATTTAAAGAACGGACTGACACTTGACGATTATAAAACAATGAAGAATTATAACTGGCAAGATGAAATCTATCGTACTGCTTTAAGTCATAACCATCACGTTGCTTTAAGCGGTGGTACGGACAAAATGGACTACACCGCATCTCTGTCATACAGCAACCAAGAAGGCGTTATTATACGTTCCGATTTAAATCGCTATCAAGGTCGTTTCAACTTGAATCAAAGAATCAACAAGAGCATTAAAGTTAATGCGAATGTTAACTATGCCAGTGTTACTCAGAATGGTCCTAATCCATCTATCAACACTTCTCAGTCTTCCAACTCATTAATGTACAGTGTATGGGGCTACCGCCCTGTTTCCCCTTCCGGTTCCGACCTTTTGGCAGAACTTTATGACGAAGATGTAGATATAAACAATGATTATCGATTCAATCCGGTAAAATCTGCACAAAACGAATATCGCCGTAAGATTACAAATACCCTGCAAGCTAATTTGGGTGTAGAATGGGAAATCATCAAGAACCTGAAGTTAAAAGTAACAGCCGGCTATACAGGCAAAGACTATAAGAACGAAGAATTCAACAATTCTCAAACACGTACCGGTAATAGTCATCCGAATAATACTCAGAGTAAGGGAGTCAATGCCTATCTATATCAATCAGAAAGCAGAAGCTATCTGAATGAGAATACGTTGAGTTATGTTTTCAACAAGAAAAAACATAATCTAAACACCCTGTTGGGTATTACTTTCCAGAAAAACACCAGCTACTATCATGATGTCAGCGTTTCTCATATTACTAATGAATCATTAGGCATGGCTGGCTTAGGAAATGGTGATGTTCCTGTTGTCAGCGCTTCTAAGGGAGAAAATGCTCTGATGTCTTATTTGGGACGCTTAAACTACAATTATGATTCAAAATATTACGTTACTTTCTCCATGCGTGCTGATGGTTCATCCAAATTTGCACCAGGCAATCGTTGGGGGTATTTCCCTTCAGGCTCACTGGCTTGGGCTTTTGGACGTGAAAATTTTGTAAAAGATAATCTTACATGGCTATCTAATGGTAAATTGCGTGTCAGCTACGGTCTCACAGGTAACAATCGTATTGGAGATTATGATTACATGGCTCGCTTGTATGCAAGTGAGAACACTTACAAATATCCTTGGGACAGCACTTTCTATCCAGGATACTATGTTTCCAGCATTGCTAATCCTAACCTAAAATGGGAAACGACCGAGCAATATGACTTTGGTTTGGATTTAGGCTTCTTGGATGGACGCTTAAACCTGAATATTGACTACTATATCAAAACAACCAAAGATCTGCTGATGAATGCCGATACTCCTGCCAGTTCCGGTTATGCTACTACCCGTCTTAACATTGGAGAGTTACGCAATACAGGATTTGAAGTTACTTTAGAAAGTACTAACATACAGAATAAGAACTTTACCTGGTCATCCAGCTTCAATATAGCATTCAATAAAAATAAAATCTTGTCTTTGAACTACGGACAGGAACAGATGACAAGTTACATCAGCTGGGATCAGAAATTCAGAAATCAGATAGCCTATGTCAGTCGGGTAGGCGAATCTGCCGGTAAAATGTATGGTTTCGTATATGATGGAACATATAAAGAAGAAGACTTCAATATCACTATCAATGAAAACGGGAAGAAAACTTACGAACTGAAACCAGGAGTTCCTAAATTTAAAGATGGTTGCCAACCCGGTGATCCAAAATATAAGAACGTCGATGGCAGCGAAGATAATCTGATCACAGATAATGACCGGACAGTAATTGGCAACGGACATCCACTGCATACAGGTGGTTTCACTAACAATTTTGTCTATAAAAACTGGGATTTAAATATTTTCTTGCAATGGAGCTACGGTAATGATATATTCAATGTGAATCGTCTCGTAATGGAAAATCCAGGAGCTAAAAAACAGTTGAACCAGTTCGCATCTTATAAGAATCGCTGGAGTGAAAGCAATCCTACCAGCAACATCCCCCGTGTAAGAGCAGTTGGTGCTGATGAATACAGCTCACTGTACGTAGAAGATGGATCATTCCTGAAATTGAAAACAATCTCTTTAGGATATAACTTTGATGCCAAGACTTTGAAGAGAATAGGTATCAGTGCAGCAAGGGTATTCGTTTCTGCTGAAAATATCGCTACCATTACGGGATATTCCGGTTCAGATCCTGAGGTTTCTACACGTCACTCTGTGTTGACTCCTGGTTTTGACTGGTCGGCTTATCCTCGTGCATTCAATGCTTCACTTGGTGTAAATGTAACTTTCTAATTACTAAACTGAAAAACGAATATGAAGAAAATAAAAAATCTCTTTAAAAAGGTATGTTTGTGGTCACTCGTGGTAACAATGGCTTCATGTGACTTCCTCGACACAAAGCCTTATGATTTTGTGGCTCCTGAAACGTTCTACCAGAATGAGAAAGATTGTACAATGGCTTTAGCCGGAGTATATTATACCCTGGTAAAAGGGACTGTTTACGGCAATAATTATTCACTGATGTTCTCCAACACAGATGATTTAAGTTATTTTGCCCGCGAATTTGATGGAAATCCAGTAAAGAACCACGGTGCGGTCTGCAATACTCATGATGCTGCCAATGCACAACTTTTCGATACATGGACAGATCTTTACGATGGTATTAATAATGCCAATGTGTTACTTGATAACATTGATAAAGCTGAATTTCCCGCAGATAAAGAGTATGTAAGACAGCGTATCAAAGGCGAAACCAAATTTCTGCGTGCCTACTATCACTTCCTTTTGGTACAAGGATGGTATGAAGTACCTATCCGTACAGAAACGGTTACAGACATAGCTACGAGTAGTAAAGCTGCCACTCCCCATGCAGAAGCACTCGACTGGATTATCCAGGAAATGGAAGACTGCATCGACATGGTAGATGACAAAGAATATGATAAATCGCCTTCTCATGTAAAGAAAACTATTGTCGAGGGTATCTTGGCACGCGTATGCCTGTGGCGCGCCGGTTATCCAAGCGAAGGTGGACAGCCTTTTTATGAAAAAGCCGCCAAATATGCTAAAGCTGTTTATGATTCCAAGAAGCACAAGCTGTATCAAAATGATATTTATGCTATCTGGAAAATGATGGCTTCCGACCAATACGATCCTGTATATAATGAAAGTATGTGGGAAGCGGAATTCATCGGTACCCGTGATGACGGTAAATATACAGAGGGTCGTATGGGTAATGAAATCGGTAATATGCAAAATGCAAATTGTGGAAAAGGATATGGCGCCGCTTTTTATGCCGGTTCACTCATCCTTTGGGATCTATACGAAAAAAATCCTGGTGACATAAGACGTGATCTGGCTATGGCTCCTTACCAAATTGCCGCCAATGGAACAGAAAAAGCATGGGGCAAAACAGCTATTGTAGAACGTTGTTGCGGTAAATTCCGCCGTGAATGGGAAAAGAGTACCCCTCAGCACAAAAATTTCACTGAAGAAAACTTCCCCATTTTACGCTACGCTGATGTTCTTTTAATGCTGGCAGAGGCAGAATTAGAATCCAAAGGGGTTACCACTCTAGCCGTATCTGCCATCAATGAAGTACGCACGCGTGCCGGAATCGGTAAATTGCCGGAAACAATTTCTGTAGATGAACTTCGCCAAGAAATTCGTGATGAACGTGGACGTGAACTTTGCTTCGAAGCATTACGTAAATATGACCTGATCCGTTGGGGTATTTATGTAAAGACCATCAGTCAGAACTTGGCAAATGCTATTGAAGATGCACGTTGGTCAACCAAAAAGGCAAACAGAAGCGGTGCTGAAGGTTTTACCAAAAGTACTCAGAACAAACACCAGTTCTTGCCAATCCCCAATAAAGAACTGTCTGTGAATACCAAGTTAGAACAAAACAGCTATTGGAATCCAAAGAAATAGCAATATACATGACTTCTAACCTTAAAATGAAATCAAATAGACCTTAATCAATTTGATATGTGTGGGGAGAGTGACCGTGAGGTTCCTCTCCTTCTTTCTATCAAACTTAAAAACAATATACCAGATGACCCAAAAACACTTATTATTTATTCTTGTACTGCTATGCGGTCAAGTATCCTTTGCCCAACTGATAGGTTTTGAGACTGGAATTCCCAAACAGTTTCAAACAAGTGATAAAGGAAAAATAACTTTATCTACTCAGTACTATAAAGAAGGGAAACAAAGCCTGGAATGGGATTTCCGCTCCGGTTCCAAACTCAATGTATCTCTGGAACAGCCTCTCACCCTTGATGAGCGAATAGAAAATTCATACGGAATAACTTTATGGATTTATAACGAGGTTCCCCAGCAAGATTCTATTCGTTTTGAGTTTCTTTCTCCCCAAGGAGATATATCTTATTGGTTCAGTTTCCGATTGGCATCGGCTGGCTGGCGCGCTTGCTGGATTGGCTTCCAACACATGAAAGGAGATAAACAAAATAAAGAAATAGCAAGCTATCGGCTGGTAGCCCCTGAACGAAAAGGCCGTATATTTCTAGACCGTTTGACTTTCCCTGTAAAAAAGATGAACGACCGTACTACCCCCGATTTACAGATGCCTTACAATAACTCCCTCTCGTATCGCGACCTGTGGCATTGGTGCCGGGTTTGGCAATGGGAACAATATAAGTATGATATTCCATTACCTTCCGCCCTCAATCAAGCAGAAAAAGACGAACTCCGTATTGTAGAACAGCGGTTAACCACC encodes the following:
- a CDS encoding sulfatase-like hydrolase/transferase; translated protein: MKQFSPLWSLLPGAALIAGCGNPSKKEATDHTRQKPNVIYLIADDLGIGDLSCYGATKISTPNIDRLAGQGVQFTNAYATSSTSTPSRFGLLTGMYPWRQENTGIAPGNSELIIDTACVTMADMFKAEGYATGAVGKWHLGLGPKGGTDFNHLIKPNTQDIGFDYEYIIPATVDRVPCVFVENGHVVGLDPNDPITVNYNHKVGDWPTGLENPELVKLKPSQGHNNTIVNGIPRIGWMTGGKSALWVDEDIADVITGKAKDFIIKHKDEPFFMYMGTQDVHVPRVPHARFAGKSGMGTRGDVILQLDWTVGEIMNTLDSLNLADNTIFVFCSDNGPVIDDGYQDQALELLNGHTPMKQYRGGKYSAYEAGTRIPFIVRWPAGIQPCKQQALFSMIDVYASLAALLNHPLTPATVAPDSRDQLATFLGKDNTGCDYVVQQNLNNTLSIIQGTWKYIEPSDKPAIEHWTKMELGNDPKPQLYNISIDPSEKDNVAAAHPEMVKELSALLEQVKAGKNQGIK
- a CDS encoding SusC/RagA family TonB-linked outer membrane protein, whose product is MKQKSSLLKALSIMLLFVLFATQAKAQGITVTGTVNDNLGPVIGASVVVKGTVNGCITDLDGNFKLTNVPSKGTLVVSFVGYQTQEIAVNNQTKFTINLKEDAQQLDEVVVVAVGYGDVKRRDLTGSIGKANMDDLTKTPINNIAESLGGRIAGVQVSSSDGGLGDNFNIVIRGAGSLTQSTAPLYVIDGFPMESSSMGALNPNDIESIDVLKDASATAIYGSRGANGVVIITTKKGKAGKTMVTYNGSVSFSTVRNKMDVMNAYDFACMQKEIMAGNTKEVDGEMVDEFEYFYLKNGLTLDDYKTMKNYNWQDEIYRTALSHNHHVALSGGTDKMDYTASLSYSNQEGVIIRSDLNRYQGRFNLNQRINKSIKVNANVNYASVTQNGPNPSINTSQSSNSLMYSVWGYRPVSPSGSDLLAELYDEDVDINNDYRFNPVKSAQNEYRRKITNTLQANLGVEWEIIKNLKLKVTAGYTGKDYKNEEFNNSQTRTGNSHPNNTQSKGVNAYLYQSESRSYLNENTLSYVFNKKKHNLNTLLGITFQKNTSYYHDVSVSHITNESLGMAGLGNGDVPVVSASKGENALMSYLGRLNYNYDSKYYVTFSMRADGSSKFAPGNRWGYFPSGSLAWAFGRENFVKDNLTWLSNGKLRVSYGLTGNNRIGDYDYMARLYASENTYKYPWDSTFYPGYYVSSIANPNLKWETTEQYDFGLDLGFLDGRLNLNIDYYIKTTKDLLMNADTPASSGYATTRLNIGELRNTGFEVTLESTNIQNKNFTWSSSFNIAFNKNKILSLNYGQEQMTSYISWDQKFRNQIAYVSRVGESAGKMYGFVYDGTYKEEDFNITINENGKKTYELKPGVPKFKDGCQPGDPKYKNVDGSEDNLITDNDRTVIGNGHPLHTGGFTNNFVYKNWDLNIFLQWSYGNDIFNVNRLVMENPGAKKQLNQFASYKNRWSESNPTSNIPRVRAVGADEYSSLYVEDGSFLKLKTISLGYNFDAKTLKRIGISAARVFVSAENIATITGYSGSDPEVSTRHSVLTPGFDWSAYPRAFNASLGVNVTF
- a CDS encoding RagB/SusD family nutrient uptake outer membrane protein gives rise to the protein MKKIKNLFKKVCLWSLVVTMASCDFLDTKPYDFVAPETFYQNEKDCTMALAGVYYTLVKGTVYGNNYSLMFSNTDDLSYFAREFDGNPVKNHGAVCNTHDAANAQLFDTWTDLYDGINNANVLLDNIDKAEFPADKEYVRQRIKGETKFLRAYYHFLLVQGWYEVPIRTETVTDIATSSKAATPHAEALDWIIQEMEDCIDMVDDKEYDKSPSHVKKTIVEGILARVCLWRAGYPSEGGQPFYEKAAKYAKAVYDSKKHKLYQNDIYAIWKMMASDQYDPVYNESMWEAEFIGTRDDGKYTEGRMGNEIGNMQNANCGKGYGAAFYAGSLILWDLYEKNPGDIRRDLAMAPYQIAANGTEKAWGKTAIVERCCGKFRREWEKSTPQHKNFTEENFPILRYADVLLMLAEAELESKGVTTLAVSAINEVRTRAGIGKLPETISVDELRQEIRDERGRELCFEALRKYDLIRWGIYVKTISQNLANAIEDARWSTKKANRSGAEGFTKSTQNKHQFLPIPNKELSVNTKLEQNSYWNPKK